The following proteins are co-located in the Leptolyngbya sp. 'hensonii' genome:
- the bchM gene encoding magnesium protoporphyrin IX methyltransferase, translating to MTTTTDDKTIVKDYFNATGFDRWRRIYGDGEVNKVQLDIRVGHQQTVETVISWLKADNNLAGLSICDAGCGVGSLSIPLAAVGAKVFASDISEKMVGEARETAASNPQALQNLTFAVQDLETLSGKYHTVVCLDVLIHYPQDKAAEMIAHLSSLAEHRLILSFAPKTLCYSLLKKIGDFFPGPSKATRAYLHPETAVVKALEANGWKVQRNDMIKTRFYFSRLLEVTHD from the coding sequence ATGACAACGACAACAGATGATAAGACAATCGTAAAAGATTACTTTAATGCCACCGGTTTCGATCGCTGGCGGCGGATTTATGGGGATGGGGAAGTCAACAAAGTTCAACTGGATATCCGAGTTGGTCACCAGCAAACAGTCGAAACTGTGATCAGTTGGTTGAAGGCAGACAACAATCTGGCTGGATTGTCCATCTGTGATGCGGGTTGTGGTGTCGGCAGTTTGAGTATTCCCCTGGCGGCAGTTGGTGCCAAGGTCTTCGCCAGCGATATTTCGGAGAAAATGGTGGGAGAAGCCAGAGAGACGGCAGCCTCCAACCCGCAGGCATTGCAGAACCTGACCTTTGCTGTGCAGGATCTGGAAACCCTATCTGGAAAGTACCATACAGTGGTTTGCCTGGATGTGCTGATCCACTATCCCCAGGATAAAGCCGCTGAAATGATTGCCCATCTGAGTTCCCTGGCCGAGCATCGGTTGATTCTCAGTTTTGCCCCCAAGACTCTCTGCTACAGCCTGTTGAAAAAGATTGGGGACTTTTTTCCCGGTCCCAGTAAGGCCACCCGTGCCTACCTGCACCCGGAAACAGCAGTAGTGAAGGCTCTAGAGGCCAATGGCTGGAAGGTGCAACGCAACGATATGATCAAAACCCGGTTCTACTTCTCTCGCTTGCTGGAAGTAACCCACGATTAA
- a CDS encoding DUF423 domain-containing protein, which yields MARFFLTIAPILAALAVVAGAFASHALREKVSDRALEIFQTGAQYQMYHALALLAVGLLMGRLELPSTLLTLVGFAFLLGIVLFSGSLYALALSGTKILGAITPLGGAAFILGWLALAYASWTIQDLS from the coding sequence ATGGCCCGGTTCTTTCTCACGATCGCGCCCATTTTGGCAGCCCTCGCAGTCGTGGCTGGGGCCTTTGCCTCCCATGCCCTGCGGGAGAAAGTCAGCGATCGGGCCCTGGAGATTTTCCAAACCGGAGCCCAGTACCAGATGTACCATGCTCTGGCCTTGCTGGCTGTAGGCCTCCTCATGGGCCGTCTGGAATTGCCTTCAACCCTGCTGACGCTTGTGGGCTTTGCCTTCCTGCTGGGAATTGTCCTTTTCTCTGGCAGCCTCTATGCCCTGGCCCTCTCTGGCACCAAGATTCTGGGGGCGATCACCCCCCTGGGTGGGGCAGCCTTTATCCTCGGCTGGTTGGCTCTAGCCTATGCCTCCTGGACGATTCAGGATCTAAGCTGA
- the egtC gene encoding ergothioneine biosynthesis protein EgtC codes for MCRLMGYLGLPISLDRLLYKPDHSLVVQSYQPRQMTSGLLNADGFGVGWYRPERDVLPFTYRNTLPIWNDVNLSDLSRYVESNCVLASVRSATAGQAVDLSNCQPYKYDRFLGIHNGFIENFRQTLYRPIRDRLTDSFYQAIQGSTDSEHIFALLFNELHLAPDLSLEKALYKTLILLTDMAQVYGVGFAANLIVTDGARLVASRFASRGKATSSPQPAPSLYWLQDDPHYPEATLIASEPLFLGNWVSCPERSVLTIGEDLDIQIHQF; via the coding sequence ATGTGCCGTCTCATGGGCTATCTGGGTCTACCGATCTCATTAGACCGTTTGCTGTACAAGCCAGACCACTCCCTGGTGGTTCAGAGCTATCAGCCCCGCCAGATGACCTCTGGTCTGCTCAATGCCGATGGGTTTGGGGTAGGTTGGTATCGCCCAGAACGGGATGTTTTACCCTTTACCTATCGCAATACCCTACCCATCTGGAATGATGTCAATCTATCTGATCTCAGCCGGTATGTGGAATCCAACTGTGTGCTGGCCAGTGTCCGAAGTGCCACTGCTGGTCAGGCTGTCGATCTGAGTAACTGCCAGCCTTACAAATACGATCGGTTTTTGGGCATCCACAATGGGTTCATCGAAAACTTTCGCCAGACGCTCTACCGGCCCATTCGCGATCGATTGACCGATAGCTTCTATCAGGCTATTCAGGGCAGCACTGATTCAGAGCATATTTTCGCCCTCCTGTTCAATGAGCTCCACCTGGCCCCGGATCTGTCCCTGGAAAAAGCCTTATACAAAACCCTGATTCTGCTGACAGATATGGCTCAAGTCTACGGTGTGGGCTTTGCCGCCAACCTGATCGTGACGGATGGGGCACGGCTGGTGGCCTCCCGTTTTGCTTCCCGAGGAAAAGCCACTTCCAGTCCGCAACCAGCCCCTTCCCTCTACTGGCTGCAGGATGACCCCCACTATCCGGAAGCGACACTCATTGCCTCAGAGCCCCTGTTTCTGGGGAATTGGGTGTCCTGCCCTGAACGCAGTGTCCTGACCATTGGTGAGGACCTGGATATCCAGATTCATCAGTTTTAA
- the purE gene encoding 5-(carboxyamino)imidazole ribonucleotide mutase: MNQPLVGIIMGSDSDLPTMKEAIVVCENFQVPWEVAIVSAHRTPDRMVAYAQRAHHRGLKVIIAGAGGAAHLPGMVAALTPLPVIGVPVVSRHLQGLDSLYSIVQMPTGIPVATVAIGNACNAGLLAVQILATAQPNLLEQVQAYRQQLAQAVMEKQARLDEMGYAQYLSL, from the coding sequence ATGAACCAACCATTAGTTGGAATTATTATGGGTAGTGATTCTGATCTGCCCACCATGAAAGAGGCGATCGTCGTCTGCGAAAACTTTCAGGTTCCCTGGGAGGTGGCGATCGTCTCCGCCCACCGCACCCCCGATCGGATGGTGGCCTATGCTCAGCGGGCTCACCATCGGGGTTTAAAGGTGATTATTGCTGGGGCGGGTGGGGCGGCCCATTTGCCGGGGATGGTGGCGGCTTTGACGCCTCTGCCGGTGATTGGGGTTCCCGTCGTCAGTCGCCATCTGCAGGGGTTGGACTCCCTCTACTCGATCGTGCAAATGCCTACAGGCATTCCTGTGGCCACAGTAGCGATCGGGAATGCCTGTAATGCGGGTCTCCTGGCGGTCCAAATTCTGGCTACGGCCCAGCCGAATTTGCTAGAACAGGTCCAGGCTTATCGTCAGCAACTGGCTCAAGCGGTGATGGAAAAACAGGCCCGCTTAGATGAAATGGGATATGCCCAATATTTAAGCCTATGA
- the rsmD gene encoding 16S rRNA (guanine(966)-N(2))-methyltransferase RsmD, translating into MSLRIYGNRQLKTLPGQATRPTLARVRAALFNIWQGHLTGCRWLDLCAGSGAMGAEALCRGAAFVVGIELSGRACEVIRQNWQQVAQPDQSFQIIRGDVIKTLSGLAGQSFDRIYLDPPYASDLYQPVLTTIATLQLLSPQGEIAIEHDPSHLPVEPIAGLQICRQKTYGNTALTFYEVCPQLEGLLPSGSSDP; encoded by the coding sequence ATGAGCCTGAGAATTTATGGTAATCGACAACTCAAAACATTGCCAGGTCAGGCCACCCGTCCGACCCTGGCCCGGGTGCGGGCTGCCCTGTTCAACATCTGGCAGGGACATCTGACCGGGTGTCGCTGGCTGGATCTCTGTGCCGGGAGTGGGGCTATGGGGGCGGAGGCCCTCTGTCGGGGAGCAGCCTTTGTCGTGGGGATTGAGCTTTCCGGGCGAGCCTGTGAGGTAATCCGGCAAAACTGGCAGCAGGTTGCCCAGCCGGATCAGTCTTTTCAGATCATCCGGGGAGATGTGATCAAGACCCTGTCTGGACTGGCTGGCCAGTCCTTCGATCGCATTTACCTTGACCCGCCCTATGCTAGTGATCTGTATCAGCCAGTGCTGACGACGATCGCCACCCTGCAACTCCTGTCGCCCCAGGGAGAGATCGCGATCGAGCATGACCCCAGTCACTTGCCGGTGGAACCAATTGCAGGGCTGCAAATCTGTCGTCAGAAAACCTATGGCAATACGGCCTTAACCTTCTATGAAGTCTGTCCCCAGTTAGAGGGGCTGCTTCCTTCTGGGAGCAGTGATCCGTAA
- the treZ gene encoding malto-oligosyltrehalose trehalohydrolase produces the protein MKVGAQYLGEGRCAFTVWAPALEQVEVQILAPREAVIPLERRSEGYWQGIVADLYPGALYRYRLNRDGSHPDPASQFQPQGVHGPSQVVDPRFDWTDESWRGIPLEAMVLYELHVGTFTPEGTFAAIIPRLPELRELGVTAIELMPIGQFPGDQQTDPGLAYRNWGYDGVYPFAVQNSYGGPDGLKCLVNACHQQGIAVVLDVVYNHFGPEGNYTSCFGPYFTENYRTPWGRAINFDGADSPGVRRYVIQNVLFWFQDYHLDALRLDATHAIYDLGARHVLQELAEATAALGRDTQWQRYLIAESDLNDPRLIRPWELGGYGLDAQWNDDFHHGLHTLLTGERLGYYMDFGQMAHLAKAYEANFVYDWQYSPHRQRYHGMPCLDRSPSQFVVYLQNHDQVGNRMLGDRITQSLSFEATKLAAGAMLLSPGIPMLFMGEEYGEPAPFTYFVSHADPDLIRAVRQGRKQEFEPFHLQGEPPDPEAVETFTRCRLNWHLQREGRHKVLWEFYQMLLTFRRTHPVMRQRDRQSLQVTIEEEKRLLSLIRLGQDSSLLCLLNFNPAPVMLQAPTGRSARKLIDSADERWMGPGSQLPIDLPAQELITLPPESLMVYELIGPFPPSLMI, from the coding sequence ATGAAAGTAGGCGCTCAATATTTGGGTGAGGGTCGCTGTGCCTTTACCGTCTGGGCCCCGGCCCTAGAACAGGTAGAGGTTCAAATCCTGGCTCCTCGGGAAGCAGTTATACCTCTGGAACGGCGGTCGGAGGGCTACTGGCAAGGCATTGTTGCAGATCTTTATCCCGGAGCATTATATCGCTACAGACTGAATCGGGATGGATCCCATCCTGACCCGGCTTCCCAGTTTCAACCCCAGGGTGTCCATGGTCCTTCTCAGGTGGTGGACCCTCGCTTTGACTGGACGGATGAGTCGTGGCGGGGAATTCCCCTGGAAGCCATGGTCTTGTACGAACTCCATGTCGGAACCTTTACCCCAGAGGGGACCTTTGCAGCCATCATTCCCCGCCTGCCGGAACTGCGGGAATTGGGAGTCACGGCGATCGAGCTGATGCCGATCGGTCAGTTTCCGGGAGACCAGCAGACTGATCCAGGGCTGGCCTATCGCAACTGGGGCTATGACGGGGTCTATCCCTTTGCCGTGCAGAATTCCTATGGGGGACCTGACGGGCTGAAATGCCTGGTGAACGCCTGCCATCAACAGGGAATTGCCGTTGTCCTGGATGTGGTCTACAACCATTTCGGGCCAGAAGGTAATTACACCAGTTGCTTTGGTCCCTATTTCACAGAGAACTATCGCACTCCCTGGGGCAGGGCGATCAACTTTGATGGGGCTGACAGTCCGGGGGTTCGCCGCTACGTCATCCAGAATGTTCTGTTCTGGTTCCAGGACTATCACCTGGATGCCCTGCGGCTGGATGCAACCCATGCCATTTATGATCTGGGGGCCAGGCATGTTTTGCAGGAACTGGCTGAAGCCACGGCAGCATTGGGGCGGGATACCCAGTGGCAGCGGTATTTGATCGCCGAGAGCGATCTGAATGACCCCCGCCTGATTCGGCCCTGGGAATTGGGGGGCTATGGTCTGGATGCCCAGTGGAATGACGACTTTCACCATGGGTTGCACACCCTGCTGACCGGCGAGAGATTGGGCTACTACATGGATTTCGGCCAGATGGCTCACCTGGCTAAAGCCTATGAAGCGAATTTTGTCTATGACTGGCAGTATTCCCCTCACCGGCAGCGCTACCATGGGATGCCCTGTCTCGATCGGTCCCCATCCCAGTTTGTGGTCTACCTGCAAAACCATGACCAGGTGGGTAACCGCATGCTGGGGGACCGGATCACCCAGAGTCTTTCCTTTGAGGCGACAAAACTGGCTGCTGGAGCCATGCTGCTCTCTCCCGGTATTCCCATGCTGTTCATGGGGGAAGAATATGGGGAACCTGCGCCCTTCACCTATTTCGTCAGTCACGCCGACCCAGATCTGATCCGGGCGGTGCGTCAGGGCCGGAAACAGGAGTTTGAACCCTTTCACCTGCAGGGAGAACCCCCCGATCCGGAGGCGGTTGAGACCTTCACCCGCTGTCGGTTGAACTGGCATCTGCAGCGGGAAGGGCGACACAAGGTTTTGTGGGAGTTCTACCAGATGCTGTTGACGTTCCGCCGCACCCATCCGGTGATGCGGCAGCGAGATCGCCAGAGCCTTCAGGTGACGATAGAGGAGGAGAAACGCTTGCTGAGCCTGATTCGCCTGGGCCAGGATAGCAGTTTGCTCTGCCTCTTGAACTTCAACCCGGCTCCAGTGATGCTGCAGGCTCCCACAGGACGATCGGCCCGCAAGTTAATTGACTCGGCGGATGAGAGATGGATGGGGCCAGGGTCGCAACTGCCGATCGACCTCCCGGCTCAGGAACTAATCACCCTGCCGCCTGAGAGCCTTATGGTCTATGAGTTAATCGGTCCCTTTCCCCCTTCTTTAATGATTTGA
- a CDS encoding BON domain-containing protein: MGFLQRIFGGGDQPVADAAAFSAGTDAGADVGATDIPPERVGLNGEYDQSGLAKRVAKAFDDSSSLTDVETLWVAQLSGTVVLKGKVPTQEMLDQFVAIASGVSGATSVDTAQVEIG, translated from the coding sequence ATGGGTTTTCTGCAGAGGATTTTTGGGGGTGGAGACCAGCCAGTTGCTGATGCTGCCGCCTTTAGTGCAGGTACAGATGCGGGTGCCGATGTCGGTGCAACCGACATTCCGCCAGAGCGAGTTGGCCTGAATGGGGAATATGATCAGAGCGGCCTGGCCAAACGGGTGGCGAAAGCATTTGATGACAGTTCCTCTCTGACGGATGTTGAAACCCTGTGGGTGGCTCAATTGAGCGGCACCGTCGTGCTGAAGGGCAAAGTTCCTACCCAGGAAATGCTGGATCAATTCGTAGCCATTGCCAGCGGTGTCAGTGGGGCCACCTCCGTCGATACGGCCCAGGTTGAGATTGGGTAG
- the treY gene encoding malto-oligosyltrehalose synthase, producing the protein MRIPTTTYRLQFNSQFGFADAAAIVPYLDSLGISDLYASPIFQARKGSTHGYDVVDPNQLNPDLGTVEEFEALVGQLQVRGMGWLQDIVPNHMAYDSANRYLMDVLENGPESEYVGYFDLSWNSPFDDRQDRILTPLLGNFYGSCLEHGEIQLHYDQNGLSVNYYDLKLPIRLESYTRFLTYNLGKLNRELGRNHPDFIRLLGIIYLLKNISPELTGKQRPDQLAFVKGLLWEAYTSNVAVTEFIDENIKVFNGEVGNPESFNLLDSLLADQFYRLAFWKVGAEEMNYRRFFTVNELIAVRVEDPKVFKTGHQLIGQMVESGHFTGLRIDHIDGLYNPAQYLKWLREKMGDVYITVEKILELQEDLPQDWQIQGTSGYEFLNYVNGIFCCQDNQSQLDEIYRYFTGREKPYEQLVKENKHLIIDKNLSGDIDNLAFILKNISRKYRYGNDFTMNGLRQAIAEVLALFPVYRTYIDEGEMSEIDRTRIQEVITAAKANLPLIQNELNFIEKLMLLEFDDSLTQTEKERWLHFVMRVQQYTGPLMAKGVEDTTLYVYNRLLSLNEVGGNPDHFGIALADFHAFNQHRQTHWPHTMNATATHDTKRGEDMRARINVLSEIPTEWEEQVRIWREINRDHRRSRRGRAIPDANDEYFFYQTVVGAYPFPGAEMDFVDRVQAYLIKAIREAKVHTAWLRPDLDYESACAGFVEKVLDPTEPNPFLEKFLPFQQRIAYYGMFNSLAQTLLKLTAPGIPDFYQGTELWELSLVDPDNRRPVDFQQRQSYLDEIQAKIHADLPGLLTELLAHKTDGRIKLFLIRQVLKARNQYLELFRQGSYRPLEAEGTCCDHVIAFARAHDRQMAIAVVPRFLTTLIQPREDPIGEGPWQDTLLPLPENAPTTWTNALTGEALQTSGAMLVGQALRCFPVGLWIGHS; encoded by the coding sequence ATGCGTATTCCGACGACCACGTATCGATTGCAATTCAATTCCCAGTTTGGTTTCGCTGATGCGGCAGCGATCGTCCCCTATCTGGACAGCCTTGGTATTTCCGATCTGTATGCGTCTCCCATTTTCCAGGCTCGGAAGGGGAGTACCCATGGCTACGATGTGGTGGACCCCAACCAGTTGAATCCAGACCTGGGAACGGTCGAGGAATTTGAGGCGCTGGTTGGTCAGCTCCAGGTCAGGGGGATGGGCTGGTTGCAGGATATTGTGCCGAACCACATGGCCTATGACAGTGCCAATCGCTATTTGATGGATGTGTTGGAGAATGGCCCTGAGTCAGAGTATGTGGGATACTTTGACCTCTCCTGGAATTCCCCTTTCGACGATCGGCAGGACCGGATTCTCACCCCGTTACTGGGCAACTTTTATGGCTCCTGTCTGGAACATGGAGAGATTCAACTGCACTATGACCAGAACGGTCTGAGTGTGAATTATTACGATCTGAAATTGCCCATTCGCTTAGAGTCCTATACCCGTTTTCTTACCTATAATCTAGGCAAATTAAATCGAGAGCTGGGGCGTAATCATCCGGACTTTATTAGACTTCTGGGGATTATCTATCTGTTAAAAAACATCTCTCCAGAACTAACCGGGAAACAACGTCCGGACCAACTTGCTTTTGTCAAGGGTCTTCTCTGGGAGGCCTACACCTCTAATGTGGCTGTCACAGAATTCATTGATGAAAACATCAAGGTGTTTAATGGGGAAGTAGGCAATCCAGAGAGTTTTAACCTGCTGGATAGCCTATTAGCGGATCAGTTCTATCGCCTTGCTTTCTGGAAAGTAGGAGCGGAGGAAATGAACTATCGCCGCTTCTTCACGGTGAACGAACTCATCGCCGTCAGAGTTGAAGATCCAAAGGTGTTTAAAACTGGCCATCAGTTGATCGGACAGATGGTTGAATCCGGCCATTTTACTGGATTGCGAATTGATCATATTGATGGGCTCTACAATCCCGCTCAATACCTGAAATGGTTGCGGGAAAAAATGGGGGATGTTTACATCACGGTGGAAAAAATTCTGGAACTCCAGGAAGATTTGCCCCAGGATTGGCAAATTCAAGGAACCTCCGGGTATGAATTTTTGAACTATGTGAATGGTATTTTCTGTTGCCAGGATAACCAGTCCCAACTGGATGAAATTTACCGGTATTTTACAGGTCGAGAGAAGCCTTACGAGCAACTGGTAAAGGAAAATAAACACCTCATTATTGACAAAAATCTATCGGGGGATATTGATAATCTGGCTTTTATTCTCAAGAATATTTCCCGAAAGTATCGCTATGGCAATGACTTCACCATGAATGGTTTGCGTCAGGCGATCGCAGAAGTTCTGGCCCTGTTTCCGGTCTATCGGACCTATATCGATGAAGGAGAAATGAGTGAGATCGATCGAACTCGAATTCAGGAGGTAATTACGGCGGCTAAGGCTAATTTGCCCTTAATTCAGAATGAGTTGAACTTCATTGAGAAGTTGATGCTGCTGGAGTTCGACGACAGTCTCACCCAAACTGAAAAGGAACGCTGGCTCCATTTTGTCATGCGGGTTCAGCAGTATACAGGCCCCCTGATGGCGAAGGGCGTGGAAGATACCACCCTCTATGTTTATAACCGGCTGTTGTCGCTCAATGAGGTGGGTGGTAATCCGGACCATTTTGGGATTGCGCTAGCGGATTTCCATGCCTTCAATCAGCATCGGCAAACCCACTGGCCTCATACCATGAATGCCACTGCCACCCACGATACCAAGCGGGGGGAGGATATGCGGGCCAGGATCAATGTCCTGTCTGAAATACCGACGGAGTGGGAGGAGCAGGTGCGAATCTGGCGCGAGATTAATCGCGATCACAGGCGCTCCCGGCGGGGCCGGGCTATTCCGGACGCCAATGATGAATACTTTTTCTATCAGACGGTGGTGGGAGCCTACCCGTTTCCAGGGGCAGAAATGGATTTTGTCGATCGGGTGCAAGCATACCTGATCAAAGCTATTCGAGAGGCCAAAGTCCATACAGCCTGGTTGCGTCCCGATTTGGATTATGAGTCAGCCTGTGCTGGATTCGTGGAGAAAGTGCTAGATCCAACGGAGCCAAATCCCTTCCTGGAGAAGTTCTTGCCCTTCCAGCAGCGGATTGCCTACTACGGCATGTTCAATTCCCTGGCCCAGACCCTACTGAAGCTGACGGCTCCGGGCATTCCTGACTTTTACCAGGGTACTGAACTCTGGGAACTCAGCTTGGTCGATCCGGATAATCGTCGTCCCGTGGATTTTCAACAACGCCAGTCCTATCTAGATGAGATTCAGGCTAAAATTCACGCTGATTTGCCGGGACTCCTGACCGAGCTACTGGCCCACAAAACGGACGGCAGAATCAAATTGTTTTTAATCCGGCAGGTATTAAAAGCCAGAAATCAATATCTGGAGCTTTTCCGGCAGGGCTCCTATCGTCCCCTGGAGGCTGAGGGAACCTGTTGTGACCATGTGATCGCTTTTGCCCGAGCCCACGATCGACAGATGGCAATCGCCGTTGTGCCCCGGTTTCTGACGACGCTGATTCAGCCGAGGGAGGATCCGATCGGGGAGGGACCCTGGCAAGATACCCTGCTTCCCTTACCGGAGAATGCCCCCACCACCTGGACCAATGCCCTCACTGGCGAGGCGCTCCAGACCTCAGGGGCTATGCTAGTAGGTCAGGCCCTGCGCTGCTTTCCGGTGGGGTTGTGGATTGGCCACAGTTAG
- the hisA gene encoding 1-(5-phosphoribosyl)-5-[(5-phosphoribosylamino)methylideneamino]imidazole-4-carboxamide isomerase, with translation MEVIPAIDLLEGRCVRLYQGDYAQSQVFSENPVEVARQWTDQGATRLHLVDLDGAKVGHPVNLPAIEAIVRAIDVPVQVGGGLRDRESVATLLDRGVGRVILGTVAVEQPELVAQLCRDYPERVVVGIDARNGRVATRGWLETSDVAAVDLAQRMATLGAVAIIYTDIHRDGTMQGPNIAALRELAASVPIPVIASGGISSVTDLLSLSALENLGVTGAIVGRALYTGDIILAEALRAVGPGRWQDIPPDFGSSALA, from the coding sequence ATGGAAGTCATCCCTGCGATCGACCTGCTGGAGGGACGGTGTGTCCGGCTCTATCAGGGCGACTATGCCCAGTCCCAGGTCTTTTCTGAAAATCCCGTTGAGGTGGCTCGCCAGTGGACCGATCAGGGCGCGACCCGACTGCATCTGGTAGATCTAGATGGGGCCAAGGTAGGGCATCCAGTTAATCTACCCGCGATTGAAGCGATCGTGCGGGCGATCGATGTGCCGGTCCAGGTGGGAGGTGGGCTGCGCGATCGGGAGAGTGTGGCTACCCTGCTGGATCGGGGTGTGGGTCGGGTGATTCTGGGTACTGTGGCTGTGGAGCAACCGGAACTGGTGGCCCAACTCTGTCGAGACTATCCGGAACGGGTGGTGGTGGGCATTGATGCCCGCAATGGACGGGTGGCCACCCGGGGTTGGCTGGAAACCTCTGACGTGGCTGCCGTAGACCTGGCCCAGCGGATGGCGACCCTGGGAGCAGTGGCCATTATCTACACCGATATCCATCGGGATGGCACGATGCAGGGGCCTAATATTGCGGCCCTGCGGGAACTGGCGGCATCGGTGCCGATTCCCGTTATTGCGTCGGGCGGCATCAGTTCGGTGACGGATCTGCTCAGCCTTTCAGCCCTGGAAAATCTGGGTGTGACGGGGGCGATCGTTGGGCGAGCCCTCTACACGGGGGATATTATCCTGGCGGAAGCCCTGCGGGCTGTGGGTCCTGGTCGTTGGCAGGATATCCCGCCCGATTTTGGCTCCTCGGCTCTGGCCTGA
- a CDS encoding J domain-containing protein, whose amino-acid sequence MASIPPQAFPAEWLKKFSDPYALLGVSVSADERRILKRYRTVAKILHPDSHDPQNVRGPELAGQIFARLVNPAYQKLKQEKDRAETLAMLRFQVRRLHRDGQLNFQEEIAAKLVKLPLQEAEVFYEKAISELSEIQYEPIEQFERITQRLAELNQAYFFVKMGYFVNREKRTGIVSSAGARPIQFKVLTDTPTDLHPDPNAPTENYARRHFERAQKYLEKEAYVQAVQELRDAIKLEPTQSDYHSLLGVAYLKQNLTGMATVHIRQALKLNPKDPVALKHAGSLHIKLTSESPQKTQKKPEPSGRSGFFGLFGSKK is encoded by the coding sequence ATGGCATCGATACCGCCTCAAGCCTTTCCAGCGGAATGGTTAAAAAAATTCTCGGACCCCTATGCTTTGTTGGGGGTTTCTGTTTCTGCGGATGAACGACGCATTCTCAAGCGCTACCGGACAGTGGCCAAAATTCTCCATCCCGACAGCCATGACCCCCAAAATGTGCGTGGACCGGAACTGGCTGGGCAGATCTTTGCACGCTTGGTCAACCCGGCCTACCAGAAATTGAAACAAGAGAAAGATCGGGCAGAAACCCTGGCCATGCTGCGGTTTCAGGTGAGGCGATTGCACCGTGATGGGCAACTCAATTTCCAGGAGGAGATTGCTGCCAAACTGGTCAAACTCCCGCTCCAGGAAGCAGAGGTTTTTTACGAAAAAGCGATCTCCGAGCTCTCCGAGATTCAATACGAGCCGATCGAGCAATTTGAGCGCATCACGCAAAGATTAGCTGAGTTGAACCAAGCTTACTTCTTTGTGAAGATGGGCTATTTTGTGAACCGAGAAAAGCGGACAGGCATTGTCTCCAGTGCTGGAGCCAGACCCATCCAGTTCAAGGTATTAACCGATACCCCGACAGACCTTCATCCAGACCCTAATGCGCCCACCGAAAATTATGCCCGTCGCCACTTTGAGCGGGCTCAGAAATATCTGGAGAAAGAAGCCTACGTTCAGGCGGTTCAGGAGTTGCGCGATGCGATCAAGCTGGAACCCACTCAAAGTGATTACCATTCTTTGCTGGGGGTGGCCTACCTGAAACAGAACTTAACGGGCATGGCCACCGTTCATATCCGGCAGGCACTCAAGCTGAACCCGAAGGATCCAGTGGCCTTAAAACATGCCGGTTCACTGCATATTAAATTGACGTCAGAATCACCCCAGAAAACCCAGAAAAAGCCTGAACCTTCTGGTCGATCGGGATTTTTCGGGTTGTTTGGGTCCAAAAAATAA